The following proteins are co-located in the Prinia subflava isolate CZ2003 ecotype Zambia chromosome 16, Cam_Psub_1.2, whole genome shotgun sequence genome:
- the POU4F3 gene encoding POU domain, class 4, transcription factor 3: MMAMDAKQPFAVPAALQEPKFPSLHAGAEAMRRVCLPAPQLQGNIFGSFDESLLARAEALAAADIAPHAKGHHLHPHFKPDAAFHAMSGVPCAAAALPHPAALGAHPHPLPHPALDGGDLLEHLSPSLAVAGLAEPPSLPAPLPPPPLPAAAAGPLPVPVGAPGAPAPAADPRELEAFAERFKQRRVRLGVTQADVGAALAALKLPGVGSLSQSTICRFESLTLSHNNMTALRPVLQAWLEGAEAARRARPAGPDPPAGAERKRRRTSIAAPERRSLEAYFALQPRPSAEKIAAIAEKLDLKKNVVRVWFCNQRQKQKRMKYSAVH; this comes from the exons ATGATGGCCATGGACGCCAAGCAGCCCTTCGCCGTGCCCGCCGCCCTCCAGGAGCCCAAGTTCCCCAGCCTGCACGCCGGCGCCGAGGCGATGCGCAGAGTTTGCCTCCCGGCCCCGCAG CTGCAGGGCAATATATTTGGGAGCTTCGATGAGAGCCTGCTGGCCCGCGCCGAGGCGCTGGCGGCCGCGGACATCGCCCCCCACGCCAAGGGCCACCACCTCCACCCCCACTTCAAGCCGGACGCCGCCTTCCACGCCATGAGCGGCGTCCCCTGCGCCGCGGCCGCCCTCCCGCACCCCGCGGCCCTCGGCGCCCACCCGCACCCGCTCCCGCACCCGGCGCTGGACGGCGGCGAcctgctggagcacctctcGCCGTCGCTGGCCGTGGCGGGGCTGGCCGAGCCCCCCTCGCTgcccgcgccgctgccgccgccgccgctgcccgccgccgccgcgggcccCCTGCCCGTGCCCGTGGGCGCCCCGGGGGCTCCCGCGCCCGCCGCGGACCCGCGGGAGCTGGAGGCGTTCGCCGAGCGCTTCAAGCAGCGGCGGGTGCGGCTGGGGGTGACCCAGGCCGACGTGGGGGCGGCGCTGGCGGCGCTGAAGCTGCCGGGCGTGGGCTCGCTCAGCCAGAGCACGATCTGCCGCTTCGAGTCGCTGACGCTGTCGCACAACAACATGACGGCGCTGCGCCCGGTGCTCCAGGCCTGGCTGGAGGGCGCCGAGGCCGCCCggcgcgcccgccccgccggccccgaCCCGCCGGCCGGTGCCGAGCGCAAGCGCCGGCGGACCTCGATCGCCGCGCCCGAGCGGCGCTCGCTGGAGGCTTACTTCGCGCTGCAGCCCCGGCCCTCGGCAGAGAAGATCGCGGCCATCGCCGAGAAGCTGGACCTCAAGAAGAACGTGGTGCGTGTCTGGTTCTGCAACCAGCGCCAGAAGCAGAAGCGCATGAAGTACTCGGCGGTGCACTGA